A single region of the Amia ocellicauda isolate fAmiCal2 chromosome 8, fAmiCal2.hap1, whole genome shotgun sequence genome encodes:
- the crhbp gene encoding corticotropin-releasing factor-binding protein, with amino-acid sequence MSAAFRAHFCFLLICLSVLRGESRYLEDNEISPEGVFSLLNSEIKREISEELAFRRPLRCIDMLSIEGQFTFTADRPQLNCAAFFIGEPNEMISLEYNSVNIDCSGGDFIKVFDGWILKGEKFPSSVDHPLPLYERYVDYCETGTMRRMVRSSQNVAMLFFRIHATGNGFSITVKKTINPYPCNIISQTPEGSFTMIIPHQHRNCSYSIIYPVEIQIAELSLGHYNDFQVKRAVTGCGGAGDFVELLGGNGVDTSKMLPVADLCYSFNGPAQMKIGCDNTVVRMVSSGKFINRVAFHYRLLDHHEREKMKGNNIEDFCYME; translated from the exons ATGTCTGCGGCTTTCCGAGCGCACTTCTGCTTCCTCTTGATCTGCCTGTCGGTCCTCAGGGGAGAGAGCAGATACCTGGAG GACAATGAGATTTCCCCAGAAGGAGTTTTTTCGCTTCTTAACTCGGAAATCAAAAGAGAAATATCCGAAGAACTTGCTTTCCGTCGGCCGCTAA GATGTATAGACATGCTCTCCATCGAGGGTCAGTTCACATTCACAGCTGATCGACCACAGCTGAACTGCGCTGCCTTTTTCATTGGTGAGCCCAATGAGATGATCAGTCTAGAATACAATTCTGTCAACATCGACTGCAGTGGAGGAGACTTCATCAAG GTGTTTGATGGATGGATACTGAAAGGAGAGAAATTCCCCAGCTCTGTGGACCACCCTCTTCCTCTGTATGAACGATACGTTGACTACTGTGAAACTGGCACCATGAGAAGGATGGTCAGGTCATCACAGAATGTGGCGATGCTTTTCTTCAGGATCCACGCCACAGGGAATGGATTCTCCATAACCGTTAAGAAAACCATCAACCCCTATC CATGCAATATCATCTCCCAGACCCCAGAGGGCAGCTTTACTATGATAATCCCTCACCAGCACCGAAACTGCAGCTACTCCATCATTTACCCTGTGGAAATCCAAATAGCTGAACTCAGTCTGGGGCACTACAACGATTTCCAAGTGAAG AGAGCTGTCACCGGGTGTGGAGGAGCAGGGGACTTTGTGGAGCTCCTGGGTGGCAATGGTGTCGACACGTCCAAGATGCTTCCTGTGGCCGACCTTTGCTACTCCTTTAATGGGCCTG CTCAAATGAAGATTGGCTGTGATAACACTGTTGTCAGAATGGTCTCCAGTGGAAAATTCATCAATCGGGTTGCTTTTCACTACCGGTTACTAGACCACCATGAACGGGAGAAAATGAAAGGGAACAACATTGAGGATTTCTGTTACATGGAATGA